The following is a genomic window from Myxocyprinus asiaticus isolate MX2 ecotype Aquarium Trade chromosome 38, UBuf_Myxa_2, whole genome shotgun sequence.
ttttacttTATTGACATTTCTTCAATGGTACGCACGGTATAAAGCTccaagatcacatctgattttccacaactcgtattgtctggagtttttttgtctactgaatgctcttgaaaaaattttttttcaatagtttgtccgcggaacgatccaaaaacactgcagtacccattgaagagactttgAAGAGTGTAAATATATTGTAGCTGTATTTTTTGTGGCCCTGTTTGTGACACAACAACCAGTAATCGTTGAAAGGCTTTTGAAGTGAACAAACAAGAGTGAAAGGTTAAACAGTGCGTTCTAAATACACCTGAAACAGTACTGACCAATCAAAGCGAAACATTCGTCGCTATGGAAACGGTGGAACGCTTTGACAGGGAAGCAACGATACGGAAATCCAGGTGGATTCAGCACATTAATCATCTTGTTTTCTTGCACTTCTTTCTTCAGTAAGTATGTGCAATTGCAGCATTACAGATAAGTGAAGACTTAACTGTAACGTGATGTCTTGTTCACAGGACAACAGCCAATAAAGAGTGCTATAAGTGCATGTCGGTTCCTAACTGCATTGTTAACATGCATGTAGCCAATGGTCAACATTTACAAATCTTAATTTAGAGTTCTACTTAAGTGTATGCTACATCTATCGATGAATGGCAGTGCGGTACTGCAGAGATCGTCACTTATGTTCCTCgtttgtaagtcgctttagataaaggtaaattaataaataaataattcttgtCGAGTTTAGATTCGAGTAACATGGCAGGGACATCGCGGCATGACCGAGAAATGGCAATCAATGCCAAAAAGAAACTGGCAGAGTGTTCAGACCCCATTGAGCGCCTGAGGCTGCAGTGTTTGGCACGAGGATCAGCAGGAATCAAAGGACTGGGCAGGTACAcattatatctcacaactgcaaTTTTATTTAGCATATTTACAACCTAATTTCTTGTTATTTGGATGTTACAAAAGAGACTGTTGAAACAGGACCATGATCCACCCTTGAGTacaggtacagttgtgctcaaaagtttgcatacactggcagaaattgtgaaattttggcactgattttgaaaatatgacggatcatgcaaaaaattgcaatttaaaaagccacaggtgtgggaaattaacctttaattgccatttaaacctgtgtgcgtcaccttgtgtgtctgtaacaaggccaaacattcaagggtacataaacttttgatcagggccatttgggtgatttatgttatcattatgatttaaaaaggagccaaacaactatgtgataataaatggcttcatatgatcactatccttaaataaaagacagttgttttttttttttttgcatgatcagtcatattttcaaaatcaatgccaaaatttcacaatttctgccagggtatgcaaacttttgagcacaactgtatatgatgATAGTGTGATGTTCTCAGGACTTTCAGGATCATGGACGATGACAACAGTCGCACACTTGACATGAAAGAATTTCTGAAAGGCCTGAATGACTATGGTGTGCTCATTGAAAAAGAGGAGGCAATGAAACTTTTTCAGCAATTTGACAGGGACGGCAGTGGAGTCATTGACTTTGACGAGTTTCTTATCACACTAAGGGTAATCACATTAAGCAGTgaattgtttttagtgcagtgGCACTTCTGCAATTTGCTCACAATATTATGTGCA
Proteins encoded in this region:
- the capslb gene encoding calcyphosine-like b, which gives rise to MAGTSRHDREMAINAKKKLAECSDPIERLRLQCLARGSAGIKGLGRTFRIMDDDNSRTLDMKEFLKGLNDYGVLIEKEEAMKLFQQFDRDGSGVIDFDEFLITLRPPMSNARKEVVLQAFKKLDKTGDGVITVEDLRGVYSAKNHPKYQNGEWSEEQVFRKFLDSFDSPDDKDGKVTKEEFMNYYSGVSASIDTDVYFIIMMKNAWKLD